The genomic stretch ATGAATTAACCAACGCAAACTTAGGGAAACCTCCTGTCGCGGACCCAATAACAGGTTTGAATGCTCATCATATTGTTGCTGCAGGGGCTAAAAACGCTGATGCTGCTCTATCCAGAAAAATACTATCGCATTTTGGTATTGATGTTAATTTAGCTGCAAATGGTGTGTGGCTTCCAAAAAGGATATTCACACTACAACTTACCGGATTATAATGGAAATATGTTAGTTGTAGCTACTCATAACGGTGGTCATACAAAGAACTATTACGAGTATGTTTATAAACAACTCGAAAGGATGGACTTAAAACACGGCCATTTACCTTTATCACAGAAGCAATTAATAGCAGCAGATGTACTCCAAGGTATACGGGAGGATTTAATGAGGGGCAGATTATTTATTGGTCGTTATACTGAAAATTAGAAAGGATGTATATTTATGAAAGTTTATATTCTAAGTAAAAAACTTGAAGGTTATGATATGCTTGGAATAGTAAATCCAGATGAGGATACAAAACTTCTGCTTAGAGGATTTAGGGGACAGCCAATGCAAGAAAATTGGCATCCAGTAAAATTATATACACAGGAACAAGGGAAAAAATCTGACTATCCTGGTCATCCTAAACCAATTTTTAGTGAAAAAGCAGTGAACACGTTAATGGATTTACTAGA from Caldalkalibacillus salinus encodes the following:
- a CDS encoding AHH domain-containing protein, yielding MLVVATHNGGHTKNYYEYVYKQLERMDLKHGHLPLSQKQLIAADVLQGIREDLMRGRLFIGRYTEN
- a CDS encoding AHH domain-containing protein translates to ELTNANLGKPPVADPITGLNAHHIVAAGAKNADAALSRKILSHFGIDVNLAANGVWLPKRIFTLQLTGL